One part of the Glycine max cultivar Williams 82 chromosome 14, Glycine_max_v4.0, whole genome shotgun sequence genome encodes these proteins:
- the LOC100808485 gene encoding protein ABIL2-like — translation MGKIATQPLSREASNYDEVFMQQSLLFDDSLKDLKNLRTQLYSAAEYFELSYANDDQKQIVIETLKDYAIKALINSVDHLGSVTYKVNDLLDEKIVEVSETQLRLSCIQQRISTCHAFMDHEGRTQQSLVIDAPKYHKRYILPAGETLRGAKLTKSIYMGCSLDDEDDWHHFRNAVRATIRETPTSTESKGRSPSPSLQPQRAGAFSFTSTMPKKDLEKRTVSPYRFPLLRTGSMSGRPTTPKNSRPTTPNSSRRPTTSSPSDARLMYPSEPRKSASMRLPAERDSNKDVEHQHHSKSKRLLKSLLSRRKSKKDDLLYTYLDEY, via the exons ATGGGGAAGATTGCAACGCAGCCTTTATCTCGAGAGGCTTCGAATTATGATGAAGTTTTCATGCAACAGAGCTTGCTCTTTGATGATAGTCTAAAG GATTTGAAAAATCTGAGAACACAATTATACTCAGCAGCTGAATATTTTGAACTCTCTTACGCCAATGATGACCAAAAACAAAT AGTGATTGAAACATTGAAGGATTATGCCATCAAAGCTCTTATAAATTCGGTGGATCATTTAGGGTCTGTGACCTATAAGGTGAATGACTTGTTAGATGAAAAGATTGTTGAAGTTTCTGAAACACAGCTACGTTTATCATGTATTCAACAG AGAATAAGTACGTGCCATGCATTCATGGATCATGAGGGGCGTACCCAGCAATCATTGGTGATTGATGCTCCAAAATATCATAAACGTTATATTTTGCCAG CCGGGGAGACCTTGCGTGGTGCCAAGTTAACAAAATCAATATACATGGGATGCAGCCTAGATGATGAAGATGACTGGCATCACTTCAGAAATG CTGTTCGAGCTACGATACGAGAAACGCCAACATCTACAGAGAG CAAAGGGCGTTCCCCATCACCTTCTTTGCAACCTCAGAGAGCAGGAGCATTTTCATTCACTTCAACCATGCCAAAAAAAGATTTAG AGAAGCGAACAGTTTCACCATATAGATTTCCACTTTTACGCACTGGATCCATGTCAGGTAGGCCTACAACACCCAAGAATAGTAGACCAACTACTCCAAACTCAAGCAGAAGACCCACCACATCAAGTCCTTCTGATGCAAGATTAATG TACCCTTCAGAGCCACGCAAATCAGCCTCAATGCGATTACCTGCCGAGAGAGACAGCAACAAAGATGTAGAACACCAACACCACAGTAAAAGTAAACGTCTCCTGAAGTCCTTGCTTAGCAGGCGCAAGTCTAAGAAGGATGACTTGCTATACACTTACTTAGATGAATACTAA